In one window of Primulina tabacum isolate GXHZ01 chromosome 8, ASM2559414v2, whole genome shotgun sequence DNA:
- the LOC142553289 gene encoding LOW QUALITY PROTEIN: putative pentatricopeptide repeat-containing protein At1g64310 (The sequence of the model RefSeq protein was modified relative to this genomic sequence to represent the inferred CDS: deleted 1 base in 1 codon), translated as MHMHLNYVLAQFTKPNQTLSSTRILHALIIKSSLCHDPFYATKITRFYSLNNDLISARNLFDETPQQSIYLWNSIIRAYARALKFFDAFLLFKRLLVSEIKPDNYTFACILRACSECFDFQGARVVHGRVIVSGLGLDYICNSSLVSCYSKLSLVAEASSVFLAIEEPDLVHWNAIISCYGSSGDLAKGIELFNEMLKLGKWPDGYTIVGLMTGLADQSLLKLVEVVHGFCVKCGLIMNDHVGSVLVCVYSRCKNMDLARSVFDSLLQPDLVTWSALITGFSQAGDYVNALTFFTKLLMGGARADSVLLASVLAASSQLAILGPGCEIHGYAVRHERDTKVMVSSALVDMYAKCGFLESGIRVFRNMVDRNIVSYNSVISGLGLYGRADEAFKVFEELLENGIKPDEATFSGLLCACCHAGLVNKGRQYFKRMRDEFGIQAKTEHHVYMVKILGMDGQLREAYEFIKSLHEPVHCSVWGALLSCCDAYSTTELPQVIADHLIESKWRNRSYDVMLSNLYAGKGRWNDVKQLRVGSGGAKGKTPGISWIGV; from the exons ATGCAtatgcatttgaattatgttCTTGCACAATTCacaaaaccaaatcaaaccCTTTCAAGCACCAGAATTTTACATGCTTTAATAATCAAGAGTAGCCTTTGTCACGACCCTTTTTACGCCACCAAAATCACAAGATTTTATTCCTTAAACAACGATCTGATTTCGGCCCGCAACCTGTTTGATGAAACTCCCCAACAAAGCATTTATCTATGGAACTCCATCATTCGGGCCTATGCTCGAGCCCTCAAATTCTTCGACGCGTTTCTGCTCTTTAAACGTCTGCTGGTATCTGAAATAAAGCCCGATAACTACACTTTTGCATGCATTTTACGTGCGTGTTCGGAATGCTTTGATTTCCAGGGGGCGAGAGTTGTGCATGGGAGAGTGATTGTGTCC GGGTTAGGATTGGATTATATCTGTAATAGTTCACTTGTTAGTTGTTATTCGAAGCTTAGCCTAGTGGCTGAAGCGAGCAGCGTTTTCTTAGCAATAGAGGAGCCAGATTTAGTGCACTGGAATGCTATCATTTCTTGTTATGGAAGTTCTGGTGATTTGGCAAAAGGGATAGAATTGTTTAATGAGATGCTTAAGCTCGGAAAATGGCCCGATGGGTATACAATAGTTGGATTGATGACGGGGCTGGCCGATCAAAGTTTGCTTAAACTTGTTGAAGTTGTTCATGGATTTTGTGTAAAATGTGGTCTGATTATGAATGATCACGTAGGGAGTGTACTTGTTTGTGTATATTCAAGGTGCAAGAACATGGATTTGGCACGTAGTGTATTTGATAGTTTGCTCCAGCCCGATTTAGTTACATGGTCTGCGCTAATAACTGGTTTTTCTCAGGCGGGAGATTATGTAAATGCCTTGACATTCTTCACAAAGTTGCTTATGGGGGGTGCACGTGCGGACTCTGTGCTGCTTGCCAGCGTGTTGGCAGCTTCTTCTCAATTGGCGATTCTCGGGCCAGGTTGTGAAATCCATGGTTACGCCGTGCGCCACGAAAGAGACACCAAGGTGATGGTATCCTCTGCATTAGTCGACATGTATGCGAAATGTGGTTTCTTGGAATCTGGTATTCGGGTTTTCAGAAACATGGTTGATAGGAATATTGTATCGTACAACTCTGTTATTTCGGGTCTTGGTTTGTATGGACGGGCAGACGAAGCTTTCAAAGTCTTTGAGGAACTTCTTGAAAATGGAATTAAACCAGATGAAGCAACATTCTCTGGCCTTCTTTGTGCATGTTGCCACGCCGGTCTTGTCAATAAAGGTAGACAATATTTCAAAAGGATGAGAGACGAGTTTGGGATTCAAGCTAAAACTGAGCATCATGTTTACATGGTAAAGATTCTTGGGATGGATGGGCAATTGAGAGAGGCTTACGAATTCATTAAATCCCTGCACGAACCAGTGCATTGCAGTGTATGGGGCGCACTCTTATCATGCTGTGATGCTTATAGTACTACTGAGTTGCCACAAGTTATAGCGGATCATCTTATTGAAAGTAAGTGGAGAAATCGCAGCTATGATGTAATGCTTTCTAATTTATATGCTGGCAAGGGAAGGTGGAATGATGTGAAGCAATTGAGGGTTGGCAGCGGAGGGGCGAAAGGGAAAACACCTGGGATCAGCTGGATTGGAGTATAA
- the LOC142553287 gene encoding protein MODIFIER OF SNC1 1, translated as MNSSMLAGERRWASARRGGMTVLGKVAVPKPLNLPSQRLENHGLDPNFEIVPKGTLSWGSRASSSGSNAWLSSAPNADRGNTAHSHVSGRPSSGGSGTRPSTSESDRMNVPVSNAWGSNSRPSTASGSLTSNQTSLRPKSAETRPNSSQVSRFSEPVSDCSTAGGASGVGERLGVKSYKEDGFSLSSGDFPTLGSEKENSVMNTKSQENCRPSSASETTARAKEEDAKFHADGQRGTVNMLRTDGPRTAEDGIFPIMENWQGEPQQYFNTNIPSQHFDAWHSPPFNGPAGPWYRGRPPGPAFGGHVAPGGFPMEPFPYYPPQISHPAVGGVQSVPPAGSGPRGIHPRNGDLFRPPMPDTYARPGIPYRPGFYRGPPVPPVQMTFEGYYGPPRGYCSNEREIPFMAARPPSYNGFQALGANDPNFHGSSIGHGPSGKTLPIQMEADHQSQQRVPSKNHNDWYRKDEEENWDRDIHPNVLYSGKGSLPTMTSQNNEWGAEEVPIDYSARNYEHQGHSSGSVRVRSIESSMGSAKLINDNLTNELPNVASFPTEGCQIPLANEINPSLQGETKDSVLMQKLEVLNSKFRVSSDGQSDAPNAFNREERRSRFQVEKKTNNCSVEVTNAAESFERVPASVDFGSALHQVTVLKQSTPAVSRSSYHGGHGRVNRVRDPNDAGKTAEDSMIHSVRNIEEEPVEETSDPSDIQEQRARRRELAKQRVLQLHKEEEERTREQKAKAFAKLEELNRRTQVGETVNKKVETIESSGDIYGEQEKLCTFGGTVLVVSDSNVTALESSICLSGESVEVTKKLPVEPPQQLEPNLSHCQSLNMKDPRNARKLGMQLNDGGISKHNRTGYKQKQNKSLVKSSHEKSVANTACEAPEYLVSVPINFTSSEAASSEIQSGDESNMLNTSSTVAEPSIQQRRKINSSKNKHKMDETPVFPVLSPVLSVCGPGNPSIEDVESKVAYLDIEAKASKAFSSLPNEEGHSRIANQSKRQPFRRTLRSQLPNKFMDVHHSTDTAVWAPVRTQNKAESGIEVDKKPTLEMDNATNSDNMAQSNSKGKRAEMERYVPKPVAMELAQQGNTPHMPSAVNMLKSDEVPGILQFGSFGSVSQPVGFVVSKVDTKEGDDKHKIHKKEHVTWQQRGSTDSSHMKGVNLGPALISEPSKDVPKSTEHKFINSVTNSANADTSDSHSISDNATTAAMSKIHALKDHGTTVRGKRHLPWVPRSTGNNLDHGDILCNETDGSGTLPAADVDQSDRTIVSKDSRSRGNQPLSHWKPKLNTKFANNLHGNKTTGIESVTMEMIGASKKDHASKQTMQVLPQNDKRSRNSYRPQPGQSVSESDAVEESIAGNQQKLDRENKPSSAKEPLFSLNQDPINSTESAPSANTDVEHEHDISTGSRRIGKQNSRTMRGHESRGDWASGQENRSTQAHRFRERQRRNAHFEYQPVGPHKSSGPEMLDGPADGASNVRLINQERGQNNPKR; from the exons ATGAATTCAAGTATGTTGGCTGGAGAACGAAG ATGGGCTTCTGCAAGACGGGGTGGAATGACAGTTTTAGGGAAAGTTGCTGTTCCAAAACCCTTGAATTTACCAAGCCAAAG GTTAGAGAATCATGGTCTTGATCCGAATTTCGAAATAGTTCCCAA GGGTACCCTTAGCTGGGGTAGTCGTGCATCTTCCTCTGGATCAAATGCATGGCTCTCTTCTGCGCCGAATGCTGATCGCGGAAATACTGCACACAGTCATGTCAGTGGTCGCCCTTCATCTGGTGGAAGTGGAACTCGACCTTCAACTTCTGAAAGTGACAGAATGAATGTACCTGTTTCCAATGCATGGGGTTCAAATTCTAGACCTTCGACGGCTTCTGGTTCATTGACATCAAACCAGACATCGCTGCGCCCCAAAAGTGCAGAAACCAGACCTAACAGCTCGCAGGTTTCAAGATTTTCGGAGCCTGTGTCTGATTGTTCAACTGCAGGGGGTGCAAGTGGTGTCGGAGAAAGATTG GGTGTAAAATCCTACAAGGAAGATGGATTCTCCCTGAGTTCTGGAGATTTTCCGACTCTTGGTTCTGAGAAAGAAAATTCTGTGATGAATACAAAATCACAAG AGAATTGCCGTCCTAGCTCAGCTTCTGAGACAACAGCTCGGGCAAAAGAAGAGGATGCAAAATTTCATGCCG ATGGCCAACGTGGAACTGtgaatatgttgaggactgATGGTCCCCGGACTGCTGAAGATGGCATCTTCCCTATAATGGAAAATTGGCAAGGGGAGCCCCAGCAGTATTTCAACACCAATATTCCTTCTCAACACTTTGATGCTTGGCATAGTCCTCCTTTTAATGGCCCAGCTGGTCCTTGGTATAGGGGTCGTCCTCCAGGACCTGCATTTGGAGGTCATGTTGCTCCTGGTGGCTTTCCAATGGAGCCATTTCCTTACTATCCTCCTCAGATTTCACATCCGGCTGTAGGTGGTGTGCAGTCGGTTCCACCTGCAGGGTCTGGTCCTAGAGGAATCCATCCCAGAAATGGAGATTTATTCAGGCCGCCAATGCCTGATACCTATGCACGGCCAGGTATACCATATAGGCCTGGATTCTACCGAGGCCCCCCTGTTCCACCAGTCCAAATGACATTTGAGGGTTATTATGGACCGCCAAGGGGCTATTGCAGCAACGAACGGGAAATCCCATTTATGGCGGCAAGGCCCCCTTCATATAATGGTTTTCAAGCACTGGGTGCTAATGATCCTAATTTCCATGGTAGCTCTATTGGACATGGTCCTTCTGGGAAAACATTGCCAATACAAATGGAAGCTGATCATCAATCACAGCAAAGAGTTCCCTCGAAGAACCATAATGACTGGTATCGGAaggatgaagaagaaaattgggaTCGGGATATACATCCTAATGTTTTGTATTCTGGAAAAGGTAGCCTTCCCACAATGACATCCCAGAATAATGAGTGGGGAGCTGAGGAGGTACCAATTGACTACTCTGCCCGCAATTATGAACATCAAGGACATTCATCAGGCAGTGTCAGAGTGAGGTCCATTGAGAGCAGCATGGGCAGTGCAAAATTGATTAATGATAATTTGACCAATGAATTACCAAATGTGGCTTCTTTTCCGACAGAAGGGTGTCAGATACCTCTTGCTAATGAGATAAATCCATCTTTACAAGGGGAAACAAAAGATTCAGTACTGATGCAGAAACTTGAAGTTCTAAATTCAAAGTTTCGTGTTTCTTCTGATGGACAGTCTGATGCCCCTAATGCGTTcaacagggaggagcgtaggaGTCGGTTTCAAGTTGAAAAGAAGACGAATAATTGTTCTGTTGAAGTTACTAATGCTGCGGAATCTTTTGAAAGGGTTCCCGCGTCTGTAGATTTTGGCTCTGCCCTGCATCAAGTGACTGTTCTGAAGCAGTCAACCCCTGCTGTATCTAG GAGTTCATATCATGGTGGGCATGGTAGAGTTAATCGTGTACGTGACCCTAATGATGCTGGAAAGACTGCCGAGGATTCTATGATACATTCTGTAAGGAACATTGAAGAGGAACCTGTTGAGGAAACATCTGATCCATCTGATATCCAAGAACAG CGTGCCAGGAGAAGAGAATTGGCAAAGCAACGTGTGCTGCAATTGCACAAGGAAGAGGAAGAACGCACAAGAGAGCAGAAGGCCAAGGCTTTTGCTAAATTAGAAGAACTGAATCGTCGAACCCAAGTAGGTGAAACTGTGAACAAAAAGGTTGAGACAATTGAGTCCTCTGGTGACATCTATGGGGAGCAAGAGAAATTGTGCACCTTTGGGGGCACAGTGTTGGTTGTCTCTGATTCTAATGTTACTGCTCTGGAGAGCAGTATCTGTCTGTCTGGGGAATCTGTGGAAGTGACCAAAAAATTGCCTGTCGAGCCTCCTCAACAACTGGAACCTAATCTGTCACATTGTCAATCTTTGAATATGAAAGATCCACGCAATGCTAGAAAATTAGGCATGCAATTGAATGATGGAGGCATCTCTAAACACAATAGAACAGGCTATAAACAAAAGCAGAATAAATCATTGGTGAAGAGTTCACATGAAAAATCTGTTGCAAATACTGCATGTGAGGCACCAGAATATCTTGTGAGCGTTCCTATTAATTTTACTTCAAGTGAGGCTGCTTCAAGTGAAATTCAATCAGGTGACGAGTCAAACATGCTCAATACCTCCAGTACTGTGGCTGAGCCTTCCATCCAGCAGAGAAGGAAAATTAATAGCAGTAAAAATAAGCACAAAATGGATGAGACCCCTGTTTTTCCTGTTTTATCACCAGTTCTTTCAGTCTGTGGTCCTGGAAATCCGTCTATTGAAGATGTTGAGTCCAAGGTGGCTTATCTCGATATAGAAGCAAAGGCTTCCAAGGCGTTCTCTTCTTTACCTAATGAAGAAGGTCACAGCAGAATCGCGAACCAGTCGAAACGTCAGCCTTTTCGAAGAACTTTAAGAAGTCAACTGCCCAATAAGTTTATGGACGTTCATCATAGTACTGATACTGCTGTTTGGGCCCCTGTGCGCACACAGAACAAAGCCGAGAGTGGAATTGAAGTTGACAAAAAACCTACTCTGGAAATGGACAATGCCACAAACAGTGACAATATGGCACAGAGTAATTCAAAAGGAAAGAGGGCTGAAATGGAGAGATATGTTCCGAAGCCTGTGGCTATGGAACTGGCTCAGCAGGGAAACACTCCACATATGCCTTCTGCAGTAAACATGCTTAAATCCGATGAGGTTCCTGGGATTTTACAGTTTGGATCGTTCGGCTCTGTAAGTCAGCCTGTGGGCTTCGTCGTGTCTAAAGTAGACACGAAGGAGGGGGATGACAAGCATAAGATTCATAAAAAGGAGCATGTAACATGGCAGCAACGGGGTTCAACAGATTCATCCCATATGAAAGGTGTGAATCTTGGTCCTGCTCTGATATCTGAACCTTCCAAGGACGTCCCAAAATCTACAgaacataaatttataaattctgTGACAAATTCAGCAAATGCTGATACTTCTGATAGCCATAGCATTTCCGATAATGCAACCACTGCTGCAATGAGCAAAATTCATGCTCTGAAAGATCATGGGACAACAGTCCGAGGAAAAAGGCACCTACCTTGGGTTCCTCGAAGCACAGGAAATAATCTTGATCATGGAGATATCCTTTGTAATGAAACTGATGGAAGTGGCACCCTGCCTGCTGCTGATGTGGACCAATCAGATAGGACTATCGTTTCAAAGGATAGTCGGAGTCGTGGAAATCAGCCTTTGTCTCATTGGAAGCCCAAGTTGAACACAAAATTTGCTAATAATTTGCATGGAAACAAAACTACTGGAATTGAAAGTGTGACAATGGAAATGATTGGGGCCTCGAAGAAGGATCATGCATCTAAACAAACAATGCAAGTTTTACCTCAAAATGACAAGCGAAGCCGCAATTCATATCGACCTCAGCCTGGTCAATCTGTATCTGAATCTGATGCGGTTGAGGAGTCAATTGCAGGCAATCAGCAAAAGCTCGATAGAGAAAATAAGCCTTCCTCAGCAAAAGAGCCTCTCTTTTCACTGAACCAAGATCCCATTAACTCCACTGAATCAGCTCCTTCTGCAAACACAGATGTTGAGCATGAGCACGATATCTCAACAGGCTCGAGGAGAATCGGCAAACAAAACTCCCGAACTATGAGAGGCCATGAATCACGTGGAGATTGGGCTTCGGGCCAAGAAAATAGGTCAACTCAAGCACATAGATTTCGGGAAAGGCAGAGGCGGAATGCTCACTTTGAATACCAGCCAGTCGGGCCACACAAGAGTAGCGGACCCGAAATGCTGGATGGACCTGCAGATGGAGCTAGTAATGTACGCTTAATAAACCAGGAAAGGGGCCAGAATAACCCCAAACGCTGA
- the LOC142553286 gene encoding uncharacterized protein LOC142553286 has translation MEELPVYKNSESLFGNEFAIRARNNKDQPMAPADWWKMFGNGTPNLKEFAIKVLRLTCSASGCERNWSIFEHIHSKKRNRLDHKKLRDLVYVKYNQTLKARAAKKDKRDPIVLRNIDDCNNEWLIGMMEAGEEPVFDDDDDTLTWNVVAEAAGVEEETRYTRKQRTSNPIYRGASTSRGKGRGGRRGRMTSQTTHALQSPMDVDEESTDEGEFDDDVLKDDYSDIDKNVEDGDVDEMIELESD, from the exons ATGGAGGAGTTGCCGGTATATAAGAACTCGGAGTCATTGTTCGGCAACGAATTTGCCATTAGAGCAAGGAATAATAAAGACCAACCAATGGCGCCTG CGGATTGGTGGAAAATGTTTGGCAATGGTACTccaaatttgaaagaatttgctATCAAAGTTCTTAGACTCACATGTAGTGCTTCGGGTTGTGAAAGGAATTGGAGCATATTTGAGCAT ATACATTCAAAGAAAAGGAATAGACTCGATCACAAGAAACTAAGAGATTTGGTATATGTGAAGTACAATCAAACACTCAAGGCTCGTGCGGCTAAGAAGGATAAAAGAGATCCTATAGTTTTGAGGAATATTGATGATTGTAATAATGAATGGCTGATTGGAATGATGGAAGCTGGAGAGGAACCTGtttttgatgatgatgatgatactTTGACATGGAACGTTGTAGCAGAGGCTGCTGGAGTAGAAGAAGAAACCAGATATACTAGAAAACAACGGACCTCGAaccctatttataggggagctTCAACTTCTAGAGGCAAAGGTAGGGGAGGACGAAGAGGTCGGATGACAAGCCAAACTACTCATGCTCTACAATCACCAATGGATGTAGATGAAGAATCTACTGACGAGGGAGAGTTTGATGATGATGTGTTGAAAGATGATTATTCAGACATTGATAAAAATGTGGAGGATGGTGATGTGGATGAAATGATTGAATTAGAAAGTGATTGA
- the LOC142553288 gene encoding LOW QUALITY PROTEIN: putative disease resistance protein RGA3 (The sequence of the model RefSeq protein was modified relative to this genomic sequence to represent the inferred CDS: deleted 2 bases in 1 codon; substituted 1 base at 1 genomic stop codon) codes for MAEAFLKLLLDNLNSLLQWEVGLIIGVEEEMKKLSSMLTTIQAVLEDAGTKQWERKAVRDWLRKLDDLTYEIDDILDECATEAMKSKHKKSKLSYYGLENILYRHKIGRRMVEATNKLDAIAAEREKFHLHEMGIERKSKYAATRETGSILNEPQRAYGRDKEKEDIVDILVNQVKDYEQLSVLPIFGIGGLGKTFLAQLIFNDEKVVEHFDMKIXVCVSDNFDLKTSIKAMIESATGSGSASGLMYLDALQSRLMELLNQKRYLLVLDDVWEDDQEKWDMFKNAVACGSKGATIVLTTRLKKVADIMGTLPAHSLEGLSHEHCWSLFKERAFGQEEEEHSNLEPIGKQIVNKCGGVPLAAKALGGLLRFKRDKKDWVHIQHSEIWKLQPEETLLLPALQLSYQHLPLELRHCFAYCAVFPKDTKIYKEELILCWIAHGYISSDEMLVDEDIGNTIWNELVLRSLFQEVKTNYKGTTFTMHDLVHDLAQSVMENKVPKVQAQYNNKSTSKSKIRQVNLQKHHVAFPARFQSEIDLSSILLNLSSLRMLDASRTSMTKLPSAACKLKHLRYLNLSSTNIRTLPSAICSLWNLKILNLNYCHRLVGLPKRTRCLQNLRHVLLDGCRSLNEMPSKIGKLRSLKTLSQFVVGHGKGNQPGELQFLNLGGRLLIHHLERVENLMDTKTANLCEKENLRELRLKWENKNTSKLLENMDEKVLEALEPHPNIETIGIDGFSGSYFPQWLRNPSLVNLVTFELENCPNCQNLPQLGELPRLKILVLRNLGGEYILEDGGQGMAKFSSLEELTLNCLPCLKGFAEETAIDQMFPRLQKLGIYKCPGLTSLPHLCKLQILWIWECPELERKYEKERGEDWHKIAHIPHVRIGR; via the exons ATGGCTGAGGCGTTTCTTAAACTTTTATTAGACAATCTGAACTCTCTTCTCCAATGGGAGGTTGGATTGATTATAGGTGTGGAGGAGGAGATGAAGAAGCTCTCCAGTATGCTCACCACCATCCAAGCAGTGCTAGAAGATGCGGGAACGAAGCAATGGGAAAGAAAGGCTGTAAGAGATTGGCTGCGCAAGCTCGACGATCTTACTTACgagattgatgatatcttggaCGAGTGCGCGACGGAGGCCATGAAGTCGAAGCATAAAAAAAGCAAGTTAAGTTATTACGGTTTGGAAAATATTCTTTAC CGGCACAAGATCGGAAGAAGGATGGTAGAAGCAACCAACAAATTGGATGCGATTGCCGCCGAGAGAGAGAAGTTTCATTTGCATGAAATGGGTATAGAGAGGAAGAGTAAATATGCCGCCACACGTGAGACGGGTTCTATTTTGAATGAGCCTCAACGTGCTTATGGGAGGGATAAAGAGAAAGAGGATATTGTGGACATCTTGGTGAACCAGGTCAAAGACTATGAACAACTCTCGGTGTTGCCGATATTTGGCATTGGAGGCCTTGGCAAGACATTTCTAGCTCAACTAATCTTTAATGATGAAAAAGTAGTAGAGCACTTTGACATGAAAATTTAGGTTTGCGTCTCTGataattttgatttgaaaacttCGATTAAGGCGATGATAGAATCTGCAACTGGGAGTGGAAGTGCTTCGGGTTTAATGTACCTGGATGCTTTACAAAGCCGACTTATGGAGTTGCTGAACCAGAAAAGGTACTTGCTTGTGTTAGATGATGTGTGGGAAGATGATCAGGAGAAATGGGATATGTTCAAGAACGCAGTAGCATGTGGCTCGAAAGGTGCTACTATTGTTCTCACCACACGCCTTAAAAAGGTCGCGGACATCATGGGAACACTTCCCGCTCATTCCCTAGAAGGATTGTCACATGAGCATTGTTGGTCGTTGTTTAAAGAACGTGCTTTTGGACAAGAGGAAGAGGAACACTCTAATCTTGAACCCATTGGGAAGCAGATAGTAAATAAGTGTGGCGGTGTGCCTCTTGCTGCAAAGGCGCTTGGCGGTCTTCTACGATTCAAGAGGGATAAGAAGGACTGGGTTCATATTCAACACAGTGAAATTTGGAAATTACAACCAGAAGAAACTTTGCTCTTACCAGCCTTGCAATTGAGTTATCAGCATCTTCCCTTAGAATTGAGACATTGTTTTGCTTACTGTGCAGTCTTTCCTAAGGACACGAAAATTTACAAAGAGGAGTTGATACTTTGTTGGATAGCTCATGGGTATATTTCATCAGACGAAATGTTGGTCGACGAGGATATTGGTAATACAATATGGAATGAACTGGTCTTGAGATCTTTGTTCCAAGAAGTAAAGACAAATTATAAAGGAACGACATTCACGATGCATGATCTTGTTCATGATCTCGCTCAATCAGTGATGGAGAATAAAGTTCCCAAAGTTCAAGCACAATACAATAATAAAAGTACATCGAAAAGCAAAATCCGCCAGGTAAATTTGCAAAAGCATCATGTGGCTTTTCCGGCTAGATTCCAATCCGAGATTGATTTATCTTCCATTTTATTGAACTTGAGTAGTTTGAGGATGTTAGATGCAAGTCGAACGAGCATGACAAAGCTTCCTTCCGCTGCTTGCAAATTGAAACATTTGAGGTACCTGAATTTGTCTTCCACTAATATCCGTACACTTCCGAGTGCCATATGCAGTCTttggaatttgaaaattttgaacctAAATTATTGTCATCGTCTTGTTGGGTTGCCTAAACGCACGAGATGCTTACAAAATCTGCGTCATGTTCTACTAGATGGATGTCGATCATTGAATGAGATGCCGTCAAAAATCGGGAAATTACGTTCTCTTAAGACATTAAGTCAGTTTGTTGTGGGTCATGGAAAAGGCAATCAACCTGGTGAACTGCAATTCTTGAATCTTGGAGGCAGGCTTCTTATTCATCACCTAGAACGAGTGGAAAACCTTATGGATACTAAGACAGCAAATCTTTGTGAGAAAGAGAACCTTCGCGAATTAAGATTGAAATGGGAAAATAAAAACACGTCAAAACTATTGGAGAACATGGATGAAAAGGTGCTAGAAGCTCTTGAACCTCACCCAAATATCGAAACTATAGGAATAGATGGATTCAGTGGAAGCTATTTTCCACAATGGTTGAGAAATCCAAGCTTAGTGAATCTTGTTACATTTGAGTTAGAGAACTGCCCGAATTGTCAAAATCTTCCACAACTAGGTGAGTTGCCTCGTCTCAAAATATTGGTTTTGAGAAATCTTGGTGGGGAGTACATCCTCGAAGATGGAGGTCAAGGCATGGCAAAATTCTCATCCCTCGAAGAGCTTACATTGAATTGTCTCCCCTGTCTAAAAGGATTTGCAGAGGAAACGGCTATAGATCAAATGTTCCCTCGTCTTCAAAAGCTCGGTATATACAAATGCCCAGGTCTGACATCACTTCCACATTTGTGCAAGCTCCAAATATTATGGATTTGGGAATGCCCGGAACTGGAAAGAAAGTACGAGAAAGAAAGAGGTGAGGATTGGCACAAGATAGCCCACATTCCCCATGTAAGGATTGGAAGATAA